In Caldisericota bacterium, a genomic segment contains:
- the lpdA gene encoding dihydrolipoyl dehydrogenase: MEEFDVAIIGAGSGGYVAAIRAADLGKKVVIIEHREIGGTCLNRGCIPTKALLKMAEIYTCTKESQSFGIIVGNVSFDPNAIQRRKDAVIRRLVAGINFLFKARKIVVKKGNGKFLDPHIIEITSDEGTEKIKAKDIIIATGSEPAIMPAFKIDRKNVLTSDEALNLTEYPKNILIVGAGAIGVEFSTIFSAFGTKVTIVEMMPQVIPALKDRKLASMFQRTLIKKGIEIKTGTKIDNIKIQGNGNAVSTLSSGEEITTEKVLVSIGRKLNSTGIGIEKLGIKTEKGKIITNEKLRTNIPNIYAIGDVIGGSLLAHKAQKEGGIVAEIIAGEDKKMDYRVVPWAIFSSPEIASVGITEEEAKENGIDTIVSEFPFLANGKAVVMNNTDGEVKIIAKNDTKEIIGAQIIGPEASVMIAELALAVENKLTLNDIAYTIHVHPTLPEAIMEVAKSGLEK, from the coding sequence ATGGAAGAATTTGATGTAGCAATTATAGGGGCAGGTTCCGGTGGATATGTTGCAGCAATAAGAGCCGCAGATTTAGGAAAGAAAGTTGTAATCATCGAACACAGAGAAATCGGAGGAACATGCTTAAATAGGGGTTGCATTCCTACAAAAGCGCTGCTAAAAATGGCAGAAATATACACCTGCACAAAAGAATCCCAATCATTTGGTATAATAGTTGGAAATGTATCTTTTGACCCGAATGCAATTCAAAGGAGAAAAGACGCAGTTATACGACGGCTCGTAGCGGGAATAAACTTCCTATTTAAGGCAAGGAAAATTGTAGTGAAAAAAGGAAACGGGAAATTTTTAGACCCACACATAATAGAGATTACAAGCGATGAAGGCACAGAAAAAATAAAGGCAAAAGATATTATTATTGCAACGGGGTCAGAACCAGCAATAATGCCAGCATTCAAAATTGATAGAAAAAATGTGCTCACAAGTGACGAAGCGCTGAACCTCACGGAATACCCCAAAAACATACTTATCGTGGGAGCAGGAGCAATTGGCGTTGAATTTTCGACAATTTTTTCCGCATTTGGTACAAAAGTAACCATCGTCGAAATGATGCCTCAAGTTATCCCAGCACTAAAAGACAGAAAACTTGCATCAATGTTTCAGAGAACGCTCATTAAAAAGGGTATTGAAATAAAAACGGGAACAAAAATCGATAATATAAAAATACAAGGAAACGGGAATGCCGTGTCCACTTTAAGTAGCGGAGAGGAAATTACAACTGAAAAAGTATTAGTTTCCATTGGAAGAAAACTAAATTCTACAGGCATTGGCATTGAAAAATTGGGCATTAAAACTGAAAAAGGAAAAATCATCACGAATGAAAAACTCAGAACAAACATACCAAACATTTATGCAATAGGCGATGTAATAGGAGGTTCACTCCTTGCACATAAAGCGCAAAAAGAAGGAGGTATTGTCGCAGAAATTATTGCTGGAGAAGATAAAAAAATGGATTACAGGGTTGTGCCCTGGGCCATCTTTTCATCACCAGAAATTGCATCAGTAGGGATAACAGAAGAAGAAGCAAAAGAAAACGGTATCGACACTATTGTATCTGAATTCCCATTCCTGGCAAATGGAAAAGCAGTAGTTATGAATAATACAGATGGAGAAGTAAAAATTATAGCAAAGAACGATACAAAAGAAATTATCGGTGCACAAATTATCGGACCGGAAGCATCCGTAATGATAGCAGAACTTGCGCTGGCAGTGGAAAATAAACTTACTTTAAACGATATAGCATATACTATCCATGTCCATCCAACGCTTCCAGAAGCAATAATGGAAGTAGCAAAAAGTGGACTAGAAAAGTAA
- a CDS encoding carboxymuconolactone decarboxylase family protein, which yields MGDVTTNAQKYLEQFHDLVQRLGKEDPDFAGALMEFVKQAEKPGALTTKTKELISIALGVAAHCPFCIAFHVKNAIAEGATKKEILESCLVAGLMGGGPAIAYIRYVVDACDQFDAK from the coding sequence ATGGGAGACGTAACAACAAATGCACAGAAATATCTGGAGCAGTTTCATGACCTCGTCCAGAGACTCGGAAAAGAAGACCCAGATTTTGCAGGTGCTTTAATGGAATTTGTAAAGCAGGCAGAAAAACCAGGCGCACTTACAACAAAAACGAAAGAACTTATCTCTATAGCGCTCGGCGTTGCAGCCCACTGCCCATTTTGCATTGCATTCCACGTTAAAAACGCAATTGCAGAAGGAGCAACAAAAAAGGAAATCCTTGAATCCTGTTTAGTAGCAGGTCTTATGGGAGGCGGTCCAGCAATTGCATACATCAGATACGTAGTTGATGCATGTGACCAGTTTGATGCAAAATAA
- a CDS encoding metalloregulator ArsR/SmtB family transcription factor encodes MKTKKELYKDLKTCRELSEFITALGNPGRVAIVCFLKDEPKNVSTISKTLNIPQSSVSIHLNNLRHMGWVKKEKNGREVFYAISDKKIISLLEDLSRQFLIIKEGR; translated from the coding sequence ATGAAAACAAAAAAAGAATTATACAAGGATTTAAAAACATGCAGAGAATTATCGGAATTTATTACAGCATTAGGTAATCCGGGGAGAGTTGCAATAGTATGTTTCCTCAAAGATGAGCCAAAAAATGTAAGCACAATTTCTAAAACACTGAACATACCACAATCTTCTGTATCAATCCACCTCAATAATTTACGTCATATGGGATGGGTAAAGAAAGAAAAAAATGGAAGAGAAGTTTTTTATGCAATAAGCGATAAAAAAATAATATCACTATTAGAAGATTTATCGAGACAATTTTTGATCATAAAAGAAGGGAGGTGA
- a CDS encoding DUF554 domain-containing protein yields the protein MKGTIVNIIAVIVGSSLGIFIGDKLPKRFKAIIIQAIGLFTFLIGTSMMLKGEHFIIVFLALILGGITGEALRLEAHLTSVIERLKSRVSPDSPHFAEGFITATLIFCVGAMTVVGSIQEGLTGDATLLYTKSVMDGITSLTLASSFGIGVIFSAGSVFVIQGSLTLLGSKLQFLANPAYINNLTSVGGVLIIALGFELLQIKKIKILNLLPALAYAVLFTLLVK from the coding sequence ATGAAAGGCACAATTGTAAATATTATTGCAGTTATAGTTGGAAGCAGCCTGGGGATTTTTATCGGAGACAAGCTTCCAAAGCGTTTTAAAGCCATTATTATTCAGGCAATCGGCCTATTTACTTTTTTGATAGGAACATCAATGATGCTAAAAGGGGAGCATTTTATCATTGTGTTTCTTGCACTTATTCTTGGCGGTATTACCGGGGAGGCGTTGCGGCTGGAAGCACATCTTACCAGCGTAATAGAACGATTGAAAAGTAGAGTGTCTCCCGATTCCCCACATTTTGCGGAAGGTTTTATCACGGCAACACTTATTTTCTGTGTTGGTGCTATGACTGTCGTGGGTTCTATTCAGGAAGGACTTACCGGTGATGCTACCCTTCTATACACAAAATCTGTTATGGATGGCATTACTTCTCTTACACTTGCGTCAAGTTTTGGTATCGGTGTTATTTTTTCTGCCGGTTCTGTGTTCGTTATTCAGGGAAGTTTGACACTTCTGGGAAGTAAATTACAGTTTCTTGCAAACCCTGCATATATCAACAACCTGACATCTGTCGGTGGAGTACTTATTATTGCCTTAGGATTTGAACTTTTACAGATAAAGAAGATAAAGATATTAAATCTCTTGCCTGCTCTTGCTTATGCTGTCTTATTTACTCTTCTTGTAAAGTAG
- a CDS encoding ABC-F family ATP-binding cassette domain-containing protein, giving the protein MLIVDKINFVNKGEKILRDVTFSVDREHKILVGENGTGKTTLLEIIIGSLAPDSGKVLLNGTFAYIPQEIKFLDRTGIEEIESAFQSIKTIEEKLSHIEKSENFNEKYGKLIAQYESIGGYSYKQTICSMMEKFCLSEETVSLKLRNMSGGERTKCLIIKALLSQPDLLILDEPTNHLDIESIEALEESLKKFNGGLLIVSHDKTFINRIATHILHLNGREVEEYKGNYDKFDETKNRNDATKIKERERLLKIIEKEKIFIEKFRYGTRAKQAKSREKKLQKIKVPEVEKERQKKIQIEMAGRGGEKVAELFHIKKSFGQKNVLNDITLLIKRKERIGILGRNGSGKSTLLKIIVGKENADSGSVKIGNSINIGYFPQDAFLMDPESTPLNEIIAYGFTIPDARDVLALFDFTGDDVFKKIREFSGGEKKKLLLAKMSIMKGNFLVLDEVTNHLSIPMKEAVLEALKNFDGTILLVTHDRYVLKNLVNKTYYLKNGKLHAKQLEDEKTTKNNSQKEINKINNRIAYLEKLLKNKPNNEKKLKELNILKKKVQLLYKKSK; this is encoded by the coding sequence ATGTTAATAGTAGATAAAATAAATTTTGTAAACAAAGGAGAAAAAATTTTAAGAGATGTCACTTTCTCGGTAGATAGAGAGCATAAAATTCTTGTAGGAGAAAATGGCACAGGAAAGACCACGCTATTAGAAATCATCATTGGATCTCTTGCGCCAGATAGCGGTAAAGTTCTTTTAAACGGAACTTTTGCATACATACCGCAGGAAATAAAATTTTTAGATAGAACTGGGATAGAAGAAATAGAAAGTGCATTTCAAAGCATTAAAACTATCGAAGAGAAACTTTCTCACATAGAAAAAAGTGAAAACTTTAACGAAAAATACGGCAAGTTAATCGCACAATACGAAAGTATCGGAGGATATAGCTATAAGCAGACAATTTGCAGTATGATGGAGAAGTTCTGTTTAAGCGAAGAAACAGTTTCACTGAAACTCCGAAACATGAGCGGAGGTGAACGCACAAAATGCTTGATTATCAAAGCGCTTCTTTCCCAACCAGACCTGCTCATTCTGGATGAACCAACAAACCACCTGGATATAGAATCGATAGAAGCATTGGAAGAAAGTTTGAAAAAATTCAACGGGGGCTTGCTCATCGTTTCGCACGATAAAACATTTATTAACCGGATAGCAACTCATATACTTCACTTAAATGGCAGAGAGGTAGAAGAATATAAGGGAAATTACGACAAATTTGATGAAACAAAAAACAGAAATGATGCCACTAAAATAAAAGAAAGAGAAAGATTGCTAAAGATAATTGAAAAAGAAAAAATATTTATAGAAAAATTCAGGTACGGCACAAGGGCAAAACAGGCAAAAAGCAGGGAGAAAAAACTGCAGAAAATCAAAGTCCCTGAAGTAGAAAAAGAGAGGCAGAAGAAAATACAAATAGAAATGGCAGGAAGAGGCGGAGAAAAGGTAGCGGAGTTGTTTCACATAAAGAAGAGTTTTGGCCAGAAAAATGTTCTTAACGATATAACCCTTCTAATAAAGCGGAAGGAAAGAATAGGAATACTTGGAAGAAATGGCAGCGGAAAATCCACCCTGCTTAAAATTATTGTAGGAAAAGAAAACGCAGATTCTGGCAGTGTAAAGATAGGCAATAGCATAAACATCGGCTACTTTCCACAAGATGCATTTCTCATGGATCCTGAATCGACACCGCTGAACGAAATAATCGCATACGGATTCACAATTCCGGATGCAAGAGATGTTTTAGCACTGTTTGACTTCACAGGAGACGACGTATTTAAAAAAATAAGAGAGTTCAGCGGCGGTGAAAAGAAAAAACTGCTCCTTGCAAAAATGAGCATAATGAAAGGGAATTTCCTGGTGCTTGACGAAGTTACAAACCACCTAAGCATACCGATGAAAGAAGCAGTACTGGAAGCGCTGAAAAATTTCGACGGTACAATTCTGCTTGTAACACATGACAGATACGTATTAAAAAATTTAGTCAACAAAACATATTATTTGAAAAACGGAAAACTACACGCAAAACAATTAGAAGACGAAAAAACCACAAAAAATAATTCGCAAAAAGAAATAAATAAAATAAATAACCGCATCGCCTATCTCGAAAAACTCTTAAAGAACAAACCCAATAACGAGAAAAAACTAAAAGAACTTAACATACTAAAAAAGAAAGTCCAGCTACTTTACAAGAAGAGTAAATAA
- a CDS encoding acyl-CoA dehydrogenase family protein gives MENEVLTAMHDFCKKYIQPYEKEIDLDGKFIKEILKELSSHGFMALPFPKKYGGLEQSSIIYSKTATIISQYSGTIASVLGAHCLAVFSVLFGGGEEQKEKYLPDLIKGRLIGSFALTEQNAGSDPASLETEAIKDGNFYILNGTKAFTTNAGLSDLYIVMAKTDKERGARGISAFIVEREDKNFVIGRQEKKMALPGLPNASLFLNGVRIPKERLLGREGTGFIIAKRVLDIGRVSAASAAVGLAKRALIESVRYSKQREQFGKPISSFEMIQSHIADMGTKVEAAELLILKAAEAADQKKREATKIATMAKYFTAQVAVDVSRLAVQVFGGYGFIQDYVVERLYKEAKMYEIIEGTNEIQKLIIANALLKEVE, from the coding sequence ATGGAAAATGAAGTATTGACTGCTATGCATGATTTTTGTAAAAAATATATCCAGCCGTATGAAAAAGAGATCGATCTTGATGGTAAATTTATAAAAGAAATCTTAAAAGAACTTTCTTCTCATGGTTTTATGGCGTTACCTTTTCCGAAAAAATATGGAGGGCTAGAGCAAAGCTCTATTATTTACTCAAAAACGGCAACTATTATTTCACAATACAGCGGTACGATTGCAAGTGTTCTTGGGGCGCATTGTCTTGCTGTATTTTCTGTTCTTTTTGGGGGAGGAGAAGAGCAGAAAGAAAAATACCTTCCTGATTTAATAAAAGGGCGGTTAATTGGCTCTTTTGCTCTTACCGAACAAAATGCAGGGTCTGATCCGGCTTCGTTGGAAACGGAAGCTATAAAAGATGGCAATTTTTATATCTTGAACGGTACAAAGGCATTTACTACTAACGCAGGTTTATCTGATTTATATATCGTCATGGCAAAGACGGATAAAGAGAGAGGAGCAAGAGGTATTTCTGCCTTTATCGTTGAAAGAGAAGATAAAAATTTTGTTATAGGGAGACAGGAAAAAAAGATGGCTCTTCCAGGTCTTCCTAATGCCTCGTTGTTTTTGAACGGTGTGAGAATTCCCAAAGAGAGACTACTTGGACGCGAAGGGACAGGATTTATTATCGCAAAAAGGGTACTTGATATAGGTCGTGTTTCTGCTGCTTCTGCTGCTGTGGGGCTTGCAAAACGCGCTTTAATTGAAAGTGTACGATACAGTAAGCAGAGGGAACAGTTTGGAAAGCCAATAAGTTCTTTTGAAATGATACAATCGCATATTGCAGATATGGGCACAAAGGTGGAGGCTGCTGAACTCCTTATATTAAAAGCGGCTGAAGCTGCCGATCAAAAGAAAAGAGAGGCCACAAAGATTGCGACAATGGCAAAATATTTTACAGCGCAGGTGGCTGTAGATGTATCCCGTCTTGCTGTGCAGGTTTTTGGAGGGTATGGTTTTATACAAGATTATGTGGTGGAACGATTATACAAAGAGGCCAAAATGTACGAAATTATAGAAGGAACAAATGAGATTCAAAAACTTATTATAGCAAATGCACTGCTTAAGGAGGTAGAATAA
- a CDS encoding deoxynucleoside kinase — MYIVVSGNIGAGKTSLSQIVSKEMGFSVYFEDFQGNLFLKNYYKNMKRWAFATQINFLALRYEQILHHVLLSNVPAVLDRSIYEDKEVFARSLHEEGLMTDEEWAVYNKLYSLMVGHLPSPNLLIYLEKDTDELMRNIAGRGRDFEKIPKEYLESLDKRYKHFYKNWHFPKIKITDDIYADKNELIERVKNALYFSQCD; from the coding sequence ATGTATATAGTAGTTTCGGGAAACATTGGCGCAGGAAAAACTTCCCTTTCTCAAATTGTATCAAAAGAGATGGGCTTTAGCGTTTATTTCGAAGATTTTCAAGGAAACCTTTTTCTTAAAAATTATTACAAGAATATGAAGAGATGGGCTTTTGCTACACAGATTAATTTTCTTGCGCTGCGTTATGAACAAATCCTTCACCACGTTTTGCTTTCAAATGTTCCTGCTGTCCTTGACCGTTCCATTTACGAGGATAAAGAAGTATTTGCACGCTCTCTTCATGAAGAAGGGCTTATGACAGATGAAGAATGGGCGGTGTACAATAAGCTTTATAGCCTTATGGTAGGACACCTTCCTTCCCCGAATCTTCTTATTTATCTGGAAAAAGATACCGACGAATTAATGAGAAATATAGCAGGCAGGGGGAGAGATTTTGAGAAGATACCAAAAGAATATTTGGAAAGTTTGGATAAAAGATATAAGCATTTTTATAAAAACTGGCATTTTCCAAAAATTAAGATAACAGACGACATATATGCGGATAAAAACGAACTTATAGAAAGAGTTAAAAATGCGTTATATTTTTCACAATGTGATTAA